The DNA sequence CTGCTTATTAATAACACTCGTATTCCGGGTAACTCCTAATTTCCATCCGGTAGACTCAACCTCACCAATAACCCCATACTTCTTCTGACCATCATAATCCGTAAAGGTAAATGCCTTCTCTGAATCCAAATTTATCTTTACCCGGTCTGTCAAAATAGTGTTGCCGTCTTCCTTTGGAAGATACTCCTCATTGGCATGGGTAACAACACTTCCATCCTCTGCCAGAAGAAAAGTTTGCGTACTGTCATCTGTACTAATATTCCGGGTGATTTCAATTAATCTGTCTATCGTAATATCTGCCAAAAGTACCGCCTGTTCGCCTTCTATCTTCAATGGTTTCGCAATGCTGACAATCATCTGTCCGCTAGCAAAATCCGTATACGGTGCTGTATATATCAATCCATTTTCAGAAACAGCTTGTTTCCACCAATCTCTGGTCGTCGGATCTAAATCCAGTTTAGAATGGTCTGCGGGAAATACGCCTCCCTCATATCCAAAACAACAATAGTACATCAATGCATTTTCATTCTCATTCAAATTAACTTCCAGATAATCCATAATTGCATCTGTATCTTTGCTATCTATGTAGGCAAGGGCATTTGCCATAGTATCAACAATCTTTCCTTCTTCTTTTAACCATTCATTGATAATATCTGCGTTGGCTTTCGCTTCTTCCATCAGAAGGTTCTTCGCATCCTGCACCATGATATTTCTGGTAGTCATACTATTTGTCAACGTGTTTAACAAAATGATAAGAACTGTGCAGATTGTCACAAACATTGCAATCCTTCCTTTAATAGTACCCAAAAATCCTATCCCTGTTTTCGTTCTGTTACCCATGATTGTTACCATTCCTTTCATTTGTAAATGTCTACTACCGAATAGAATAATCTGCATATTTATGCAACTATTTTAACATTCTTTTCACTAAAAAGGAACTATCCAAAAGGATAGTTCCCTTACAAAATCTTTAAAACCATAATTTCTGCCCTTGCGCCAAAAACAACAGGAACTTCAACGCGTAATTTCTGGCTAATGGTAAATTTGCATACATCGCCAGGTTTTCTCGGACAGATATCGCAACCTGGGGTAACTACTGCCTTTCCCATACACTGTGTCTTTGCATTACCGGCTTCGCCGAACGGTTTGATTATAACCGGAATACAAACATTCACATCCTGATAGCCGACTGCTGTGCATCCTACTTTGTCTTTTTCTTTCTCTTTTTCGTCACACTCATCCTTATATATTTCCCGATTCAATTCATTGCTCATAATGGTCTCATTTCGAATTGGGAATTGTTTTCTTATTACTTCCCACAATTATGATATGATGAATCAAATAAAACAGTTCCTTTTATCTCCCATTGTTCAAGCGTATAGTACACTCCAAAGCTTCACATACTATCTGCGAAAGTATGGTGTGTTATATGAATCTTGATAAAATCGTATGTAACTGTATGAACATAACAAAAGGATAAAGCCTACTTTAGAAAAAGCTATCCCTTTTAGCAAAAGCCCGTTATTCAGCAGAGTCTCACCCCCACTGTTTCTATATTCAAATGTTTCATTTGAAGAACCAAAAACACACGTCCATTTTCGTTCCTTAATATCCCACAAACCGCAGAAAATCAAGGTTTCTTTGAAAGCAGGCACACAGTTTCAACGGTACTTTCATTGTCCCAATCAAGTTCATATAACTCCTGATCATTGAAAAATACAGGAAAACGGAACTTGAGACTTCTTAAAATCCTACCGTCCTCTTGTTCTGCCTCATAGATATTTACTTCCTCGAGAAAGCTCTTCATAAATGTCTTCTTCTCCATATCCGCAAATCTGTCATACAGCTTATCAAAGAATAATAAGAACTGATACACATTTTCACCGGATATCTTTTCCTGCTTAATATTATACAGTCTTGTCTCTATAGCTTCAATGGAAGTTTCAATTTCCTCTATCTCACCATAAAGCTTATCCAGTCTGACTTGCATATCCTCATACTTCTTGTCATAATGCTTGTCCGATACAGATAAGTTATCCATCTGATTTGCCAGCTTGTTCTTGGCACCGGTTACCTGCTTTAATCGCTCCTGTAAACCTGTATGCTCTCTGTCCAATTCTTCCGTATCAATGCTGTTACCGATGTGCTTCTGAATCTCAGTTTTGAACTTTGGATTGTTTACAAGCTTTCGGATAACTTCTTCCACCGCCGCATTGATTTTATCCTCACTCCACTGCTTACGGTAAGTACATTTGTGACCATTTACAAAGGTTCTGTGCTTGCAGGCATAGTAGAAATAATCTCTGTAATGCCCGCCGTCGGGATGCTTTTTTCGATTTACATTGCCATACATACCGCTTCCGCATATCGGACATTTAATGATACCGGATAAAATATGCTCGTGATCCAGACTGTGAGTTTTGATATTAGCAACACCTGTTTCCTGTCTCTTTTTGTGTACCTGATTCCACAATTCTTCCGAAACAATTGCCTCGTGAATACCATCATTTAACATATAGTTATTCTGCTTTACCACATGATACTCATTTCTTGTACCCGGAATCTTCTCATTCTTTCTTCTACCAAAGGCAAGCTTGCCGCAGTACACCGGATTATCAAGCACACCTTTTACAAAGGATGTGGAAAATCCTTCAATGGTATTGTTCTGGCGAAGCTTTTTCTTGTATCCGCTGTTGTTTAGGAATGTAGCAATTGCGGCAATTCCCATGGTTGTGTTGGCATACTTATCGTAAATAATTCGTATTACCTCAGCTTCATCCTCTGCAATATGCAACTCACCATTAATAAGCTGATATCCATAAGGAGCAAATCCACCATTCCACTTACCTTCTCTTGCCTTCTGTCTGCGACCTTCCATGGTCTGCACCAATATATTTTCACGCTCTATTTCAGCCACTGCGGATAACACGGAAATCATCAGCTTACCCGCGTCTTTAGAACTGTCGATACCATCTTCCACACAGATAAGATTAACACCAAAATCCTGCATTCGCTGAAGAGATGATAAAACATCCGCTGCATTTCGTCCAAATCGGGATAGCTTGAATACGAGTACGAAATCAATGTTGTCTTTACCTGTTTCAATATCCTGAAGCATCTGTTGAAATTGTGGGCGACCCTCCACGCTTTTACCGGATTTACCTTCGTCAGAGTATTCCCCAGCGATAATCATATCTTGGTAATCAGCGTATTTATGCAATTTGTCTTTTTGCGCATCTAAACTGTAGCCATCTACCTGCATGGAGGTGGATACACGGGTGTAGATGTAGCATTTTAGTTGTTTTTTCATAGGTACCTCCTTCTATTTTCTTCCGCAACATTTTTTATACTTCTTTCCCGAACCACACGGACAAGATTCATTAGGATAAATCTTTCTACCAGAATTAAGCTGTATTTTCTTCTCTAATTTCTCAATACTTTTCAAAAGGCTATCTCTATTAGCTCTTCTTTTTCTATCTACTTTCAGTTCATATTCTTCTTTCAAAGATTTTGAAATATTGCTTTCTTCCAATTCAGCAAATTCCTCTGACAATTCCCTATATAAATCTTCCGCATCACGATATTTATTCCCCGCTTTAATGTCAAAATACAAATCCTTCATTATGTCTATATAGTGAGGATTTTTCTGATCCTTAAACAAACGATAATATCCTATCCAACCCCAGCCCCATAAGGGATCAGACTCAAGATATCCTTCATATAACTTATATGCTTTTTCTATTTCACCCATATCTGCATATGTATCCGCAATCTCACGTTTTGCATTTTCGTGAAACAAATCCGTATCACCGTTTCTTGACCACTGAATCTTCAAAATCTGCTCATTAACCGCTATTACATCCTTATACCGTCTGGTATTTTGCAATATCATAGTTGTATCATTTGCCCAATTTCCAATCTGCCAATCTAAAACATTACTACCAAGTTGGTCAGAATAATTGTTTTCCCTTTCCATCAACCCCCATAACAGATTCCATGCTTCCAACGCTTTATCAGCTGTTTCGTCATTCTCGGGCAAATCTGGCAAAAAAGCCATAACAAAAGCATATTCAACTCTTTCTTCATCTCTTTCAGTAATAGCCATACTCATCCCTCTTCAACC is a window from the Roseburia sp. 499 genome containing:
- a CDS encoding YecA family protein; the encoded protein is MAITERDEERVEYAFVMAFLPDLPENDETADKALEAWNLLWGLMERENNYSDQLGSNVLDWQIGNWANDTTMILQNTRRYKDVIAVNEQILKIQWSRNGDTDLFHENAKREIADTYADMGEIEKAYKLYEGYLESDPLWGWGWIGYYRLFKDQKNPHYIDIMKDLYFDIKAGNKYRDAEDLYRELSEEFAELEESNISKSLKEEYELKVDRKRRANRDSLLKSIEKLEKKIQLNSGRKIYPNESCPCGSGKKYKKCCGRK
- a CDS encoding recombinase family protein, translating into MKKQLKCYIYTRVSTSMQVDGYSLDAQKDKLHKYADYQDMIIAGEYSDEGKSGKSVEGRPQFQQMLQDIETGKDNIDFVLVFKLSRFGRNAADVLSSLQRMQDFGVNLICVEDGIDSSKDAGKLMISVLSAVAEIERENILVQTMEGRRQKAREGKWNGGFAPYGYQLINGELHIAEDEAEVIRIIYDKYANTTMGIAAIATFLNNSGYKKKLRQNNTIEGFSTSFVKGVLDNPVYCGKLAFGRRKNEKIPGTRNEYHVVKQNNYMLNDGIHEAIVSEELWNQVHKKRQETGVANIKTHSLDHEHILSGIIKCPICGSGMYGNVNRKKHPDGGHYRDYFYYACKHRTFVNGHKCTYRKQWSEDKINAAVEEVIRKLVNNPKFKTEIQKHIGNSIDTEELDREHTGLQERLKQVTGAKNKLANQMDNLSVSDKHYDKKYEDMQVRLDKLYGEIEEIETSIEAIETRLYNIKQEKISGENVYQFLLFFDKLYDRFADMEKKTFMKSFLEEVNIYEAEQEDGRILRSLKFRFPVFFNDQELYELDWDNESTVETVCLLSKKP